One window of the Lytechinus variegatus isolate NC3 chromosome 3, Lvar_3.0, whole genome shotgun sequence genome contains the following:
- the LOC121410930 gene encoding thiamin pyrophosphokinase 1-like translates to MFHIGWILGSCLSNRDDTTPSLGLTTEKHWAPLSSTLQSELQKDSNVALIILNRPIHDLQPLLKRVWDGAIIRAAADGGTNHLLECMTSKDHRYIPDVISGDFDSVRKEVVELCKEKGSDVIHTPDQNYTDFTKCLNIVVNIIKQKSLKVDSIMVFGAFGGRLDQTLANINTLFIASSITDLPVYLLGDGSLCCLLLPGRHRIKVNTGLEDKWCGLIPIGAECKRVSTTGLKWNLENQSLKFGGMVSTSNSYAPDAQEVTVSTEQPLLWTMGIQPLTSEGHASEDDHPDSSSSSHGALDSSKY, encoded by the exons ATGTTTCATATTGGATGGATATTAGGAAGTTGTCTATCAAACAGAGATGATACCACTCCCAGTCTAGGATTGACAACAGAAAAACATTGGGCCCCACTCTCGTCGACTTTGCAATCTGAATTGCAAAAAG ATAGTAATGTAGCATTGATCATCTTGAATAGACCTATCCATGATTTGCAGCCTCTCCTCAAAAGAGTATGGGATGGTGCCATTATAAGAGCAGCAGCCGATGGTGGTACTAACCATCTACTGGAATGCATGACATCAAAAGACCACAG ATATATTCCTGATGTAATCTCTGGTGACTTTGATTCTGTGAGGAAGGAAGTAGTCGAACTCTGCAAAGAAAAG GGGAGTGATGTGATCCATACACCTGATCAGAATTACACTGATTTCACTAAGTGTCTTAATATTGTTGTGAATATCATCAAGCAAAAATCATTGAAA GTTGATAGCATTATGGTGTTTGGAGCATTTGGCGGTCGATTAGATCAAACTCTTGCCAACATCAACACCCTTTTTATAGCATCATCAATTACAGACCTTCCTGTATATCTTCTGGGAGATGGCTCTCTCTGTTGTCTACTACTTCCA GGGAGGCATAGGATTAAGGTAAACACTGGCCTTGAAGACAAATGGTGTGGGCTCATCCCAATTGGTGCCGAGTGCAAGAGAGTTTCAACAACTGGTCTCAAATGGAATCTAG AAAACCAGTCATTGAAGTTTGGAGGTATGGTGAGCACATCTAATAGCTATGCACCGGATGCACAAGAAGTGACAGTGTCCACTGAACAGCCTTTACTCTGGACAATGGGGATTCAACCTTTGACCTCTGAGGGTCATGCTTCTGAAGATGATCATCCTGATTCATCATCCAGTAGTCATGGAGCACTGGATTCCTCAAAGTATTAG